Proteins co-encoded in one Aspergillus luchuensis IFO 4308 DNA, chromosome 6, nearly complete sequence genomic window:
- a CDS encoding serine/threonine-protein kinase (COG:D;~EggNog:ENOG410PFHB;~InterPro:IPR017441,IPR008271,IPR043024,IPR031850, IPR000719,IPR011009;~PFAM:PF00069,PF07714,PF16797;~go_function: GO:0004672 - protein kinase activity [Evidence IEA];~go_function: GO:0005524 - ATP binding [Evidence IEA];~go_process: GO:0006468 - protein phosphorylation [Evidence IEA]), which yields MDGDTALLTPDTMRTPLTDASARVNKCLAPITEREEPLRQPQQQMTSPVPMSIVTSPLSAKNADVNCSSPAPGSQPGTNRNSVMSAASIITNQGKRKTHVGPWQLGRTLGTGVSGRVRLAKHSVTGQLAAIKIVSKKSAAITQSASIAEMDKKANRIGGIGPRQIPSGLEREVVIMKLIEHPNVINLYDVWENRGELYLVLEFVEGGELFEYVSENAPLREDEAVRIFCQIIAGLGYCHRFNICHRDLKPENILLDAQGNVKLADFGMAALQPSHRWLDTSCGSPHYAAPEIVGGKRYLGDKADIWSCGIILYALLTGFLPFDGDDTHRTLELVRRGEFKIPPNISREAADLIIRILEKNPDHRISMSEIWRHPLIRKYEKRYQGAVDYHIGPAPPLMPEDCGPPITNKEDVDIDLLRNLQTLWHDATPEAILKRILDPTPSHQRLFYNALVKFRNEQLENYQGQTLEHSASDYHHISVAPRTPSRRTRRAKGSSAKWSQFPPVKETGIRTKYNEEPKSCATTRSYDPFRSPQGKYPPREAKCAKITVYRNGLIVDVDKTVKEPTETAPQPKPAAKNADLEVPQVPQVPECPPSSPFVLMRDKRMKVNSVKSFHSKTSLSGSRRALYVASTPRSASYKRNVSFHHKRNRSQGSVLSTKARQPRPKARNIRLDASESTVISDYDDDPFSDAQESPSLPAQPTVVRGAGVTVRNCPQMRRVRNSDIIWKDDARKVSYELSQICEEAFNGSSLSTNCTASTCIGSETPATSLSIASPEVSHQQLASKGHSTTRTAPPAASSPRSYTAAELTETRRKLIQHSTKDDSGNIPGYLKPIIAHLDRLIEQDESKRRERRENAIPYPSALREQSVRSSSETPQPPEATKLPETAPNPQVNAGYKVEDQGTAVLPTPQKHPGRSNRDGKRTVRMVPHSSLQSMGPAKDLNIRKNRSSSPEDIPETLDVCTTDAERDLAAASTRKFASLNPGQDRGPCELDPIEETPGSPRRNGTRSSDNKKWSWFQNRSQMAGDHTTRYPSDVPQIQPSSATVIRHHQGDSREAKANTQRDSHFNGKPSRTKPKGGFFSRLMNRRASKESQNQDTGFDTADTNVLLHENIETGNTTDTEFDGKPLPPPPRGGGKSQNWFARVFQLKPATRVIALNTSTTKARKYIHKTMREWKKWGMEEVYLDKDKRVIYGSVGEVNLLNLRPVQFSAEFCTYLEQGRQENLSLVRFKQERGAASSFHKVVDTLYLLMKGQHMLMEDPARAKEMVRILDDYPNS from the exons ATGGACGGGGATACAGCTCTTCTCACTCCCGACACAATGCGGACTCCCTTGACGGATGCTTCAGCAAGAGTAAACAAATGCCTTGCCCCGATTACAGAGCGAGAGGAGCCACTGAGACAACCACAGCAACAGATGACATCGCCGGTGCCGATGTCCATTGTGACAAGTCCTCTGTCCGCAAAGAATGCAGATGTCAACTGCAGCAGCCCAGCTCCCGGCTCACAGCCGGGGACTAACCGCAATTCTGTAATGTCAGCGGCGTCAATAATCACCAACCAAGGCAAGAGGAAGACACATGTGGGACCATGGCAACTCGGAAGGACACTCGGCACGGGGGTGAGCGGCCGCGTGAGACTGGCGAAGCATTCAGTAACGGGGCAGTTGGCTGCGATCAAGATCGTCTCAAAGAAATCCGCCGCCATAACACAGAGTGCGAGTATTGCGGAAATGGATAAGAAGGCCAATCGTATCGGAGGTATAGGGCCGCGCCAGATCCCATCCGGGCTGGAGCGCGAGGTTGTCATCATGAAACTGATCGAACACCCAAATGTGATCAATCTTTATGATGTTTGGGAGAACCGGGGCGAATT GTACCTAGTATTAGAGTTCGTTGAAGGGGGGGAATTGTTCGAGTACGTTTCTGAGAACGCCCCTCTTCGAGAGGACGAAGCGGTACGGATATTCTGTCAGATAATTGCTGGCCTGGGATATTGCCATCGCTTCAATATTTGTCACCGAGACCTGAAACCGGAGAACATACTTCTTGATGCGCAGGGCAATGTGAAGCTCGCTGACTTTGGAATGGCCGCTCTACAGCCATCGCATCGTTGGCTTGACACGTCTTGCGGAAGTCCACATTATGCTGCTCCGGAAATCGTCGGAGGGAAGAGATATCTCGGTGACAAGGCAGATATATGGAGCTGCGGCATAATATTGTATGCATTACTGACAGGCTTTCTTCCATTCGACGGAGATGACACCCACCGCACACTAGAGCTGGTGAGGCGAGGAGAGTTCAAAATTCCTCCAAATATTAGCCGTGAAGCCGCAGACCTGATCATACGCATATTGGAGAAGAATCCAGATCATCGAATTAGCATGAGCGAAATATGGAGACACCCTCTGATCAGGAAGTATGAGAAGCGCTACCAAGGGGCAGTGGACTATCATATCGGTCCTGCACCGCCGCTTATGCCCGAAGACTGTGGCccacccatcaccaacaaggaAGACGTGGACATCGACCTTCTGAGGAACCTGCAGACACTATGGCATGATGCTACCCCCGAAGCAATACTGAAGAGGATCTTAGACCCTAC TCCGAGCCATCAACGCCTGTTTTACAATGCTTTGGTAAAATTCAGAAACGAACAGTTGGAGAATTATCAAGGACAGACTCTCGAGCACTCCGCCAGCGACTATCACCATATATCAGTGGCACCGCGTACACCAAGTCGCCGAACTCGACGTGCGAAGGGCAGCTCAGCGAAGTGGTCGCAATTTCCACCCGTGAAAGAAACAGGAATAAGGACCAAATATAATGAAGAGCCAAAGTCCTGTGCGACGACGCGAAGCTACGACCCGTTCCGGTCTCCACAAGGCAAATACCCCCCGAGAGAAGCGAAGTGTGCGAAGATCACAGTCTACCGTAATGGGCTCATTGTCGATGTTGATAAGACCGTAAAAGAGCCCACAGAAACGGCTCCCCAACCGAAGCCAGCTGCAAAGAACGCGGATCTCGAGGTGCCCCAGGTGCCTCAGGTGCCCGAGTGTCCACCGAGCTCACCATTCGTGCTTATGCGTGATAAGCGCATGAAGGTCAATTCTGTCAAATCGTTCCATTCAAAGACCTCGTTATCTGGGTCTCGTCGGGCTCTTTATGTCGCATCAACGCCGCGTTCTGCCAGCTACAAACGCAATGTATCCTTCCATCACAAAAGGAACCGCTCGCAAGGCTCAGTACTATCCACCAAAGCGAGGCAACCGCGGCCGAAAGCCCGCAATATCAGGCTTGATGCAAGTGAAAGCACTGTCATCTCTGACTACGACGATGATCCATTTTCTGACGCACAAGAGAGCCCCTCGTTGCCCGCTCAGCCCACGGTTGTGCGTGGAGCTGGTGTAACAGTCAGGAATTGCCCTCAGATGAGAAGGGTGCGAAATAGCGATATCATTTGGAAAGACGACGCGCGGAAGGTGTCCTATGAACTCAGTCAAATATGCGAGGAGGCCTTCAACGGCAGCTCACTGTCCACGAACTGCACAGCCAGCACATGCATTGGGTCCGAAACCCCTGCGACATCCTTGTCGATCGCCAGCCCTGAGGTGTCTCATCAACAGCTTGCTTCCAAAGGACACTCGACCACACGCACGGCACCCCCAGCCGCATCGTCGCCACGATCATACACGGCTGCAGAGCTTACTGAAACTCGTCGTAAACTGATCCAGCATTCAACTAAGGACGACTCAGGAAACATCCCGGGCTACTTGAAGCCGATCATTGCGCACCTAGATCGTCTAATTGAGCAGGATGAATCGAAACGACGAGAGCGGCGGGAGAATGCTATACCTTATCCCAGTGCGCTGAGGGAGCAATCTGTCCGGTCGTCAAGTGAAACCCCGCAGCCACCAGAAGCAACCAAACTCCCGGAAACTGCACCCAACCCTCAAGTCAATGCTGGTTACAAAGTAGAAGACCAAGGAACAGCCGTGCTGCCAACTCCTCAGAAGCATCCTGGCCGCTCCAACCGCGATGGAAAGAGAACAGTTCGCATGGTGCCTCATAGTTCTCTGCAGTCGATGGGGCCAGCCAAGGACTTGAATATTCGAAAGAACCGCAGTTCTAGTCCCGAAGACATTCCAGAGACACTGGACGTGTGCACAACAGATGCTGAGAGAGACCTAGCTGCAGCATCTACACGCAAGTTCGCTTCCCTGAACCCCGGCCAAGATCGGGGTCCCTGCGAACTGGACCCCATTGAAGAAACTCCAGGGTCGCCCAGACGTAACGGCACTCGTTCTTCGGACAATAAGAAATGGTCATGGTTTCAGAACAGGTCTCAAATGGCAGGGGATCACACTACAAGATATCCTAGCGACGTCCCGCAAATCCAACCGAGTTCAGCGACTGTGATCAGACACCACCAGGGTGACTCGAGAGAAGCGAAGGCCAACACCCAGCGAGATAGTCACTTCAATGGAAAGCCGTCGCGGACGAAGCCTAAAGGCGGATTCTTCAGTAGACTAATGAATAGacgagcaagcaaggaaTCTCAGAACCAGGATACAG GCTTTGACACTGCAGACACCAATGTCTTGCTCCACGAAAACATCGAGACTGGTAACACAACAGACACCGAATTCGACGGCAaacctcttccacctccccCACGTGGTGGAGGAAAGAGCCAGAACTGGTTCGCCCGCGTATTCCAACTCAAGCCTGCTACTCGAGTGATAGCACTCAACACATCGACCACCAAAGCTCGGAAATACATCCATAAGACAATGCGTGAGTGGAAGAAATGGGGTATGGAGGAGGTTTACCTTGACAAGGACAAACGAGTCATCTACGGAAGCGTAGGTGAAGTCAACT TGCTAAATCTTCGACCGGTCCAATTCTCCGCTGAGTTCTGCACATACCTAGAACAAGGTCGACAGGAGAACCTCAGCCTTGTTCGCTTCAAGCAAGAGCGGGGAGCAGCATCGTCCTTCCACAAGGTGGTCGACACACTCTACCTCCTCATGAAGGGCCAGCACATGCTCATGGAAGATCCGGCCCGAGCAAAAGAGATGGTTCGAATTCTGGACGACTACCCGAActcttga
- a CDS encoding nuclear transport factor 2 family protein (COG:S;~EggNog:ENOG410PNXY;~InterPro:IPR009783,IPR032710;~PFAM:PF07080) codes for MADIKPPFTEESARKKVKAAQNLWNTKDPVRVAQAYTPTCIWRNRTSFFSGTEGIVEFLTAKWKREENYKLRKELFSFTDNRIAVQFWYEYQDIDDGLRWKRCYGLEDWTFDRETGKMCKRMMSGNDVLIGPDGNGEGRWFVEGVDVEDVEIGEEHW; via the exons ATGGCTGACATCAAGCCCCCTTTCACCGAAGAATCGGCTcggaagaaggtcaaggcaGCTCAGAACCTATGGAACACCAA GGATCCCGTGCGAGTTGCACAGGCTTATACGCCAACATGTATCTGGCGCAATCGGACGTCATTCTTCTCCGGAACAGAGGGAATCGTTGAGTTCCTGACTGcgaagtggaagagggaagagaattATAAGCTCCGAAAGGAGTTGTTCTCCTTCACCGATAACCGCATTGCAGTGCAGTTTTGGTACGAGTATCAAgatattgatgatggtcTGCGTTGGAAGCGGTGCTATGGTCTTGAAGACTGGACCTTCGATCGAGAGACTGGAAAGATGTGTAAGAGAATGATGAGCGGCAATGATGTGCTCATCGGACCTGATGGAAatggagagggaagatggtttGTGGAGGGAGTAGATGTCGAAGACGTCGAAATTGGAGAGGAACATTGGTGA
- a CDS encoding alpha/beta hydrolase (COG:S;~EggNog:ENOG410PJV4;~InterPro:IPR000073,IPR029058,IPR013595;~MEROPS:MER0004231;~PFAM:PF08386,PF00561;~TransMembrane:2 (o28-47i310-328o)), translating to MSLDSKLPEHRPGMAVVPSRPHPVNGKAFRILLLLALVAFAIIHICGRLDRSKSVEQQLPSSNPDKSFEWEDITPTEQLVYHPCFDHHECARLSLPMNWNRTDGEGSKIALAVIKVPAKVPVTDARYGGAILLNPGGPGGSGVSLVFRYGKAIQTIVDSPESPSADSASGKYFDVVSFDPRGVNNTTPNLSCFPDSTTRKAWLLQLEAEGLLGSSEGAFDTRWARYEAFGMSCNQQGATASKDGEWIGKFMNTAPVVADMVELVERHGEWRERETERLLSTDSNTSPAEANSDAERISLHNRWNKGEEKLLYWGFSYGTILGSTFAAMQPHRIHRAVIDGVCNADDYYAGNWLTNLQDSDAAFDKFFEYCQTAGPSSCPFALGGDPEDLKSRYEQLLTNLTSSPIAVPPSGNRGPEIITYSDVKSLVVQALYTPLKSFDLVARLLTELEQGNGSSFADLKYEAKQWPAPPPCDSSKQYKVPGESDQEASRSILCTDGPGLDGTGKEEFRSYWNRLQGQSKAVGDFWAEIRMSCVRMETRPEWRYDGPFTGNTSHPLLFIGNTYDPVTPLRNAHTMARGFPDSIVLEQNSIGHCTLSGPSLCTAKAIRQYFQTGELPGPGTVCQVDELPFNLAGQERSQILSPGDTELMSALHSLSEVRHLLGA from the exons ATGTCTCTGGATTCAAAACTGCCTGAACACCGGCCTGGTATGGCAGTAGTGCCATCTAGGCCACACCCTGTCAATGGAAAAGCCTTTCgaatccttctcctcctcgctctGGTCGCGTTTGCTATTATTCACATATGTGGCAGACTTGACCGAAGCAAGAGCGTTGAACAACAGCTGCCCAGTTCAAATCCCGATAAGTCCTTTGAATGGGAAGAT ATTACCCCCACCGAACAACTCGTATACCATCCATGCTTTGACCATCACGAATGCGCTCGCTTGTCGCTTCCAATGAATTGGAATCGAACGGATGGCGAAGGGTCAAAGATTGCCTTGGCTGTTATCAAAGTTCCTGCAAAGGTACCTGTCACAGATGCGCGATATGGTGGGGCCATTCTTCTGAATCCTG GTGGTCCTGGTGGATCCGGAGTGAGCTTGGTCTTCAGATATGGAAAGGCTATCCAGACCATCGTCGACTCCCCAGAATCGCCAAGTGCAGATTCGGCGAGCGGAAAGTATTTTGATGTTGTCAGCTTTGACCCAAGAGGGGTTAATAATACAACACCTAATTTATCCTGCTTTCCTGACTCCACGACGAGGAAAGCGTGGTTACTGCAGCTAGAGGCAGAGGGTCTACTTGGAAGTTCTGAAGGAGCCTTCGATACTCGATGGGCAAGGTATGAAGCTTTTGGTATGAGCTGCAATCAACAAGGAGCCACAGCGTCAAAGGATGGTGAATGGATAGGAAAATTTATGAATACAGCCCCTGTGGTGGCGGATATGGTTGAACTCGTAGAGCGCCATGGAGAATGGCGCGAACGAGAAACAGAGCGGCTCCTTTCGACGGATTCGAACACGTCCCCCGCTGAAGCAAACTCGGACGCGGAGAGAATAAGTCTGCACAATCGCTGGAAcaaaggggaggagaagctgctcTACTGGGGCTTTTCCTATGGGACAATCCTGGGTTCCACGTTTGCAGCCATGCAGCCTCATCGCATACACCGTGCTGTAATAGACGGTGTCTGCAACGCTGATGATTATTATGCGGGCAACTGGCTTACCAACTTACAAGATTCGGATGCAGCATTCGATAAGTTTTTCGAGTATTGCCAGACAGCTGGGCCCTCATCATGTCCGTTCGCGCTGGGCGGAGACCCCGAAGACCTCAAATCTCGTTATGAGCAACTTTTGACCAATCTTACATCGAGCCCTATTGCCGTACCTCCCTCAGGAAACAGGGGACCAGAGATTATAACCTATAGTGACGTGAAGTCATTGGTTGTGCAGGCTCTCTACACTCCTTTGAAGTCGTTCGATCTAGTGGCCCGCTTGTTGACTGAGCTCGAGCAAGGTAACGGCTCTTCCTTCGCTGATCTCAAGTACGAAGCCAAACAATGGccagcacctcctccctGCGATTCCTCCAAACAGTACAAAGTACCTGGCGAGAGCGATCAGGAGGCCTCGAGGAGTATCCTATGCACAGACGGTCCAGGCCTCGACGGAACCGGCAAGGAGGAGTTCCGGAGCTACTGGAATAGGCTCCAGGGACAAAGTAAGGCGGTTGGAGACTTTTGGGCTGAGATTCGCATGTCGTGTGTCAGAATGGAGACGCGGCCTGAGTGGCGCTATGATG GGCCATTTACAGGCAACACATCGCACCCGTTGCTATTTATCGGAAATACTTATGATCCAGTAACTCCGCTCCGGAA TGCTCATACTATGGCGCGTGGATTTCCTGACTCAATAGTGTTAGAGCAGAACTCCATTGGA CATTGCACACTGAGTGGTCCATCCTTATGTACCGCGAAAGCAATACGCCAGTATTTCCAGACCGGAGAGCTACCGGGTCCCGGGACTGTTTGCCAGGTAGATGAGCTTCCCTTTAATCTTGCCGGACAGGAGAGAAGCCAGATACTGTCGCCAGGGGACACGGAACTGATGTCCGCATTGCACTCGCTGAGCGAGGTGCGCCATCTGCTAGGCGCGTGA
- a CDS encoding peroxiredoxin family protein (COG:O;~EggNog:ENOG410PP0P;~InterPro:IPR013740,IPR036249,IPR037944,IPR013766;~PFAM:PF08534,PF00578;~go_function: GO:0016491 - oxidoreductase activity [Evidence IEA]) yields MSGLNPGDSFPADVTFSYIPWSEEKGEITSCGIPINYYASKEWADKKVILFALPGAFTPVCSARHVPEYVEKLPEIRAKGVDVVAVLAYNDAYVMSAWGKANQVTNDDILFLSDPEAKFSKSIGWADEEGRTGRYAIIIDHGKVTYAKREPAKNHLEFSSAEAVLKQL; encoded by the exons ATGTCTGGCCTCAACCCCGGTGACAGCTTCCCCGCTGACGTTACCTTCTC CTACATCCCCTGGTctgaggagaagggcgagatCACCTCTTGCGGTATCCCCATCAACTACTACGCCTCCAAGGAGTGGGCCGACAAGAaggtcatcctcttcgccctCCCCGGTGCTTTCACCCCCGTCTGCTCTGCTCGCCACGTCCCCGAGTACGTTGAGAAGCTCCCTGAGATCCGCGCCAAGGGTGTCGACGTTGTTGCCGTCCTTGCCTACAACGATGCCTACGTCATGAGCGCCTGGGGCAAGGCCAACCAGGTCACCAACGATGACATT CTCTTCCTGTCTGACCCCGAGGCCAAGTTCTCCAAGAGCATCGGCTGGGCCGACGAGGAGGGCCGCACTGGTCGCtacgccatcatcatcgaccacGGCAAGGTCACCTACGCCAAGCGTGAGCCCGCCAAGAACCACCTCGAG TTCTCGAGCGCTGAGGCCGTCCTCAAGCAGCTGTAA